One genomic window of Halictus rubicundus isolate RS-2024b chromosome 12, iyHalRubi1_principal, whole genome shotgun sequence includes the following:
- the LOC143359994 gene encoding ribosomal protein S6 kinase beta-1, with protein sequence MAAVFDIELHDADTVNRDESDDDVIEIGEEEYDANPNMNEITESEGVEKVPISEQNVNRGRERAGPEDFELCKVIGKGGYGKVFQVRKVTGNDSGTIFAMKVLRKASIIRNQKDTAHTKAERNILEAVKHPFIVDLMYAFQTGGKLYLILEYMCGGELFRHLNDEGIFLEETACFYLSEIILALQHLHLQGIIYRDLKPENILLDAEGHIKLTDFGLCKEHIQDGTVTHTFCGTIEYMAPEILTRSGHGKAVDWWSLGTLMYDMLTGSPPFTSDNRKKTIEKILRGKLNLPQYLTPDSRDLIRKLLKRQVAQRLGSGSLDAEQIKNHQFFKHINWHDVISRKLEPPFRPTLTSEDDVSQFDKKFTTSAPIDSPAEYTLSESANRVFQGFTYVAPSILEDMYSQPRVINARSPRRGNMRGFSPRTTHFHLHNTHVQTHRHNGVGHGNMEDTEMIEIG encoded by the exons ATGGCCGCGGTTTTCGATATCGAGTTGCACGATGCGGACACGGTAAATAGGGACGAGTCCGACGACGATGTTATCGAGATCGGCGAG GAAGAGTATGACGCGAACCCAAACATGAACGAGATCACCGA ATCGGAAGGTGTCGAAAAGGTACCCATATCCGAACAGAATGTCAACCGTGGAAGAGAGAGGGCTGGTCCCGAGGATTTCGAACTGTGCAAAGTTATTGGGAAGGGTGGTTATGGCAAGGTCTTTCAAGTACGCAAAGTAACGGGTAATGACAGTGGCACGATATTCGCGATGAAG GTTTTACGTAAGGCTTCGATTATAAGGAATCAAAAAGATACTGCACATACCAAGGCCGAGAGAAATATCTTGGAAGCTGTAAAG CATCCTTTCATCGTAGACCTTATGTATGCTTTTCAAACTGGTGGCAAATTGTATTTGATCTTGGAATATATGTGTGGCGGTGAATTGTTTCGACATTTAAACGATGAAGGCATTTTCCTCGAAGAAACTGCTTG TTTCTACTTGTCTGAAATAATATTGGCTCTCCAACATCTACATTTACAAGGGATAATTTATAG AGATTTAAAGCCAGAAAATATTCTATTAGATGCTGAAGGACATATAAAGTTAACTGATTTTGGTTTGTGCAAGGAACATATACAGGATGGTACTGTTACACACACATTTTGTGGTACTATAGAATATAT GGCTCCAGAAATTTTAACGAGAAGCGGTCATGGAAAAGCAGTAGATTGGTGGAGCCTTGGAACTTTAATGTATGATATGCTCACAGGTTCA ccACCATTCACATCTGACAATAGAAAGAAAACAATCGAGAAAATTCTACGTGGAAAATTGAATCTTCCACAGTACCTAACACCTGATTCTAGAGACCTTATTCGGAAACTGTTGAAg AGGCAAGTCGCCCAGAGATTAGGATCTGGTTCATTAGACGCTGAGCAAATAAAGAATCACCAGTTTTTCAAGCATATCAATTGGCACGACGTCATTTCCCGAAAGTTGGAACCGCCTTTTAGACCAACATTAACGAGCGAGGACGATGTGTCACAGTTTGATAAAAAGTTCACAACATCCGCGCCAATAGACTCTCCGGCGGAATACACATTAAGCGAATCAGCTAACAGAGTGTTTCAA GGATTCACATATGTAGCACCTAGTATACTAGAGGATATGTACTCGCAGCCTCGAGTGATAAACGCTAGAAGTCCACGTAGAGGTAATATGCGCGGTTTTTCACCGCGAACGACGCACTTTCATTTACATAACACACACGTACAAACTCATAG ACATAATGGAGTCGGACACGGCAATATGGAGGATACAGAGATGATCGAGATAGGCTAA
- the LOC143360001 gene encoding thioredoxin domain-containing protein 17 yields the protein MVVRHSVQGYENFFKFMENFKPSEPVYVLYSGTKLPNGKSWCSDCVEAEPFIEQGFKTAAETTHLVTVQVGDRAFWKDSNCPFRKNSATKVKVLPTLARWGTQKRLEGDQCLEVDLIEMLLTDEDD from the exons aTGGTCGTGCGTCACAGTGTACAAGGATACGAAAACTTCTTCAAATTCATGGAAAATTTCAAACCTTCCGAACCGGTTTACGTGCTTTATAGTGGTACGAAACTTCCTAATGGGAAAAGTTGGTGTTCCGATTGTGTTGAAG CGGAACCTTTCATAGAACAAGGATTTAAAACAGCTGCAGAAACTACACATTTAGTTACTGTACAAGTTGGAGATCGTGCATT cTGGAAAGACTCGAACTGTCCATTCCGAAAAAATTCTGCTACCAAAGTGAAAGTACTACCGACATTGGCAAGATGGGGTACACAAAAGCGTCTGGAAGGTGACCAGTGCCTAGAAGTTGACCTCATCGAAATGCTACTCACCGATGAAGATGATTAA
- the LOC143359996 gene encoding SEC14-like protein 4, which yields MLKSLKLEDDQFFALKKFRQSVEDVLQPHHDNYFLVRWLRARKWDVAAAEKMLRESVEWRRQWDVEKLSEWVAPQILENYLPHGLSGFDKDGAPVVVVYFDALDLYGILHVVSRRDMIKVTIKHLEQYLKICREQMQKHGPAAGQVVVIFDMQGFNLRQYLWRPAGEVVITLLQMYEANYPEILKICYIINAPKVFAFAFSVAKKFMNEYTLSKIQIYKADPSKWQAAIFNNVERNQVPAIFGGTLKDPDGNPKLGTKIRLGGKVPKEMYMNNIEKDRQTDFTTVTIRKGGKLELDMHASEMGSLLSWEFRSDDHDIKFGILKKDTDGSKKEIIPIRRVAAHQLDEIGILNCEVPATYSIVFDNSYSLLRNKKIHYSVRVIPPAESQELTQAS from the exons ATGTTGAAGTCATTGAAGTTGGAGGACGACCAATTTTTTGCGTTGAAAAAG TTTCGACAGTCGGTGGAGGATGTTCTGCAGCCGCATCACGACAATTACTTTCTAGTGCGCTGGCTCCGAG CTCGAAAATGGGACGTCGCCGCCGCGGAGAAGATGCTACGAGAG TCTGTGGAATGGCGGAGGCAATGGGATGTGGAGAAATTGTCAGAATGGGTTGCTCCCCAAATTTTGGAGAACTATCTGCCCCATGGTCTCAGCGGTTTCGACAAAGATGGTGCCCCAG TGGTCGTGGTATACTTCGACGCGCTCGACTTGTACGGAATACTGCACGTGGTCTCGAGAAGGGACATGATCAAAGTCACCATAAAACACTTGGAGCAGTATCTGAAAATCTGTCGGGAGCAGATGCAGAAGCACGGGCCAGCAGCCGGACAAGTGGTGGTTATCTTCGACATGCAGGGGTTTAATTTGAGGCAGTACCTCTGGCGACCAG CTGGCGAAGTGGTCATCACATTGTTGCAAATGTACGAAGCCAATTACCCTGAGATCTTGAAGATCTGTTATATCATAAATG CTCCGAAAGTATTTGCGTTCGCATTTTCGGTGGCGAAGAAGTTCATGAACGAGTACACTCTGTCGAAAATTCAGATATACAAGGCCGACCCTTCCAAATGGCAAGCGGCGATATTCAATAATGTGGAGAGGAACCAAGTGCCTGCCATCTTCGGGGGAACCCTGAAGGATCCAGACGGTAACCCGAAGCTCGGCACGAAG ATTCGTTTGGGTGGTAAGGTCCCGAAAGAGATGTACATGAACAATATAGAGAAGGACAGACAGACTGATTTCACAACGGTGACAATACGGAAAGGTGGGAAACTGGAGCTTGATATGCATGCATCAGAAATGGGATCCTTGCTGAG CTGGGAATTCCGATCCGATGATCATGATATTAAATTTGGTATCCTGAAGAAGGACACCGACGGCTCGAAGAAGGAGATCATACCAATTCGACGAGTAGCTGCTCATCAGTTAGATGAGATTGGAATCCTCAATTGCGAAGTACCTGCCACCT ATTCCATCGTTTTTGACAACAGTTATAGCCTTTTGAGGAACAAGAAAATTCATTATTCCGTGCGGGTGATACCGCCGGCGGAGTCGCAAGAACTAACACAGGCTTCATGA
- the LOC143360002 gene encoding uncharacterized protein LOC143360002, which produces MNTPQRSGAQRMTTISVPPVFSMPPLACCRNTPPLRQQSSPSADHTGQRISNEKSAASIISDRTAPGYTPPRGVEDELLLLRGMQRALGTMRRRIGQRETRANSGAI; this is translated from the exons ATGAATACGCCACAGCGATCGGGCGCCCAAAGAATGACAACGATATCTGTTCCGCCGGTATTCTCGATGCCGCCGCTCGCGTGCTGCCGCAACACCCCACCACTTCGACAACAATCGTCTCCGTCGGCCGACCACACGGGGCAGCGGATATCAAACGAAAAATCAGCAGCCTCGATCATCAGCGATCGTACAGCTCCGGGGTACACTCCACCGCGCGGCGTCGAAGatgagctcctcctcctccgcggAATGCAACGTGCATTGGGAACGATGCGGCGTAGGATTGGACAACGCGAAACGCGCGCCAATTC CGGAGCCATCTAG